A single region of the Gemmatimonadaceae bacterium genome encodes:
- a CDS encoding glycosyltransferase family 2 protein: MAPAQTLMADPVQPVISLVVPFYNEELVIDEFRSCIVPVLEATNELFEVICVNDGSHDRTAEMLDAICAEDPRFKAAHFSRNFGHQAAVTAGLHIARGRCAIVLDADLQDPPELIRSLLAKWREGFDIVYAQRRARAGEGRMKRGTAFLFYRTLAKLTEIEIPVDTGDFCLIDRRVIDILNAMPEHNRYIRGLRAWVGFRQAAVEFDRRERYAGESKYPLRRMVRLALDGVFSLSWAPLRMAIWLGLLLAATSLIVAIVLLVRKMTGTYETAGWASMIAIVLFLGGVQLVCIGAVGEYIGRIYDEVKQRPLYIIARTSGL, encoded by the coding sequence ATGGCACCAGCTCAAACACTGATGGCTGATCCCGTGCAACCAGTAATCTCTCTAGTGGTGCCGTTCTACAACGAGGAGCTCGTCATCGACGAGTTCCGCTCATGCATCGTCCCGGTTCTCGAAGCGACCAATGAGCTGTTCGAAGTGATCTGCGTCAACGACGGCAGCCACGACCGCACTGCGGAGATGCTCGACGCGATCTGCGCGGAAGATCCGAGATTCAAGGCTGCGCATTTCTCCCGAAATTTCGGGCACCAGGCCGCAGTGACTGCGGGGCTTCATATCGCGAGGGGGAGATGCGCGATCGTCCTAGACGCCGATCTACAGGACCCTCCGGAGCTAATCCGCTCGCTCCTCGCAAAATGGCGGGAGGGCTTCGACATCGTCTACGCGCAAAGGCGCGCGCGGGCGGGCGAAGGGCGGATGAAACGGGGGACCGCTTTTTTGTTCTATCGGACCCTGGCGAAGCTGACTGAAATCGAGATTCCCGTCGACACCGGGGATTTCTGCCTGATCGACAGGAGAGTCATCGACATACTGAACGCGATGCCTGAGCATAATCGGTATATTCGCGGACTCCGCGCCTGGGTTGGTTTTCGGCAGGCGGCAGTCGAGTTCGACCGCCGGGAGCGCTACGCCGGCGAATCGAAGTATCCTCTCCGGCGAATGGTTCGCCTCGCACTCGATGGGGTCTTTTCACTCTCGTGGGCTCCACTTCGAATGGCGATCTGGCTCGGATTGCTTTTGGCAGCGACAAGTCTGATTGTCGCGATAGTGCTGCTGGTCAGAAAAATGACGGGGACGTACGAGACCGCCGGCTGGGCCTCGATGATCGCCATTGTCCTCTTTCTTGGCGGAGTGCAGCTCGTTTGCATCGGAGCCGTCGGCGAGTACATCGGACGCATCTACGACGAAGTAAAGCAGCGTCCTCTTTACATAATTGCGCGCACGAGCGGACTCTAA
- a CDS encoding glycosyltransferase family 39 protein: MVILPLAALVALILGQRTASGSMREAILRGSVLWGFALVLLTEVLSVMTLLTSWSVAAGWAAVLTVALIWMRRRSTSTTTATVAWRVWRDDAGALSLAQILAIIVVAVVTLALALLAAPATEDSMVYHLPRVMHWIQDRSVAPYPTHIARQLWPSPGGSFVALHGQLLTGSDRSVPVVQWLAFIGDIVLASLVAKELGAKRKGQLFAAFFFALLPPAVAQASGAQVELIAAFWFGSAVVLGLQMMNDREETRSWLSVFLLGAAIGLAILTKTTAFIFLAPFVLWYLATAIRRGPGRAIGSWVVAGFVALALNAPHAVRNLATYDNPLGRRGGYGLVNSEFFPAGFISNVVRNTSLHFGTRSPRANLAVYSSVIGVHRLLGVSADDPRTTFPGLRYKPVRMEYAEQTAGAPIHVLLIVASALILGWKGGRKHATSLFLLLAVVTGFLLFSFYLRWQPWHSRLWVPLFVVGAGAVGVAFESILAPVIRAGIIVSMMLGVLPALVLNPPRPLVLRQPIYAIPRERQYFAEDYRPYTTYRDAADHLASAGCYDIAVWMRGDGAEYQLWAVLQTRAARVGRQTRIRHFLVRNESRKLVGRLSGDNFRPCAVVYIHPDVPLSALPVPARFNLVWERNFFRIYSAPADVR, from the coding sequence ATGGTGATCCTTCCGCTCGCGGCGCTGGTCGCACTGATCCTCGGACAGCGGACCGCGTCTGGAAGTATGCGGGAGGCGATTTTGCGCGGATCGGTACTCTGGGGATTCGCGCTCGTGTTGCTGACCGAGGTGCTGAGCGTGATGACGCTCCTGACGAGCTGGTCGGTCGCTGCGGGATGGGCCGCTGTACTTACCGTCGCGCTGATCTGGATGCGGCGTCGGAGTACATCGACGACCACCGCGACGGTTGCGTGGCGCGTCTGGCGAGACGATGCGGGTGCACTCTCTCTCGCGCAGATACTCGCGATCATCGTCGTGGCTGTCGTTACTCTGGCGCTCGCGCTGCTCGCTGCCCCAGCGACCGAAGATTCGATGGTCTACCACCTGCCGCGCGTGATGCACTGGATTCAGGACCGCAGCGTCGCGCCGTATCCGACACATATCGCGCGTCAGCTCTGGCCAAGTCCGGGCGGTAGCTTCGTCGCGCTGCATGGCCAGCTTCTAACCGGGAGCGACCGCTCGGTGCCCGTCGTACAGTGGCTTGCATTCATTGGCGACATCGTTCTAGCGAGCCTGGTGGCGAAAGAGCTCGGAGCGAAGAGGAAGGGCCAGCTGTTCGCCGCCTTTTTTTTCGCGCTTCTTCCCCCCGCGGTCGCACAGGCGTCCGGTGCGCAGGTCGAGCTCATTGCGGCGTTCTGGTTCGGAAGCGCTGTCGTGCTTGGCCTCCAGATGATGAACGACAGAGAGGAGACCAGGAGTTGGTTGTCGGTTTTCCTGCTCGGCGCAGCCATTGGGCTGGCAATACTGACCAAGACAACTGCCTTTATTTTTTTAGCGCCCTTCGTCCTTTGGTATCTGGCCACTGCCATTCGCCGCGGTCCGGGCCGCGCAATCGGCAGCTGGGTAGTGGCCGGATTCGTTGCGCTTGCCTTGAACGCACCGCACGCAGTCCGCAACCTCGCGACGTATGACAATCCCCTCGGAAGACGCGGTGGATACGGCCTGGTAAATTCGGAGTTCTTCCCGGCCGGATTCATCTCGAACGTAGTACGGAATACATCGCTGCACTTCGGTACCAGATCGCCGCGTGCAAATCTCGCAGTCTACAGCTCGGTCATTGGAGTCCACAGACTTCTCGGCGTGAGTGCTGATGATCCGCGGACTACTTTTCCGGGATTGCGCTATAAGCCAGTGCGGATGGAGTACGCGGAGCAGACCGCCGGCGCGCCGATTCATGTACTGCTTATTGTAGCTTCCGCGCTGATTCTGGGGTGGAAGGGTGGGAGAAAGCACGCCACCTCTCTTTTTCTTCTCCTAGCCGTAGTAACTGGATTTCTGCTGTTCAGCTTCTACCTGCGATGGCAACCCTGGCATTCCAGATTATGGGTTCCACTGTTCGTGGTGGGAGCAGGCGCAGTTGGTGTCGCGTTCGAATCAATCCTAGCTCCTGTCATTCGAGCGGGCATCATCGTGTCAATGATGTTGGGCGTCCTGCCTGCGCTTGTGCTCAATCCTCCCCGGCCTCTGGTGTTGCGGCAGCCCATCTACGCGATTCCCAGGGAACGGCAATACTTTGCCGAGGACTACCGGCCGTACACGACATATCGGGACGCTGCCGACCATCTGGCGAGTGCGGGCTGTTACGATATCGCAGTGTGGATGCGCGGAGACGGCGCGGAGTATCAGCTTTGGGCGGTATTGCAGACGCGCGCTGCGCGTGTCGGCAGGCAGACCCGCATCCGCCATTTTCTGGTACGCAACGAATCGAGGAAACTGGTGGGAAGGCTTTCG